CGCAGGCCGTGCCCCAGGTGCTGCTGGCGGAGGCGTGCCGGGAGGCCCAAGCCGATGCCGAGGCCGAGAGCGGCCGCTTCGGCCTGCTGCTGGCGGTGCCGGCATCACCGGAGGTTTCCCCGGAGCTCATGCGTCAGGCGGAAGCGGTGATCAAGCAGCGCACCCACCGCGGCGACTGGTTCATCACGTTTGACGACGGCACCTTCGCCGTTGTGGCGGTGGCCGACCCTGCCGGATGCCGCGCGATGCTCCAGCGGCTGCGCGGCGTGGCCCGGCAGGCCGGGGCAGCCGTGCGTCTTGCTGGCGCGGTGTTTCCGGATGACGGACGCACGCCCCAGGCGCTGCTGTTAGCGGCGCGGCAGCAGGCGGCAGCCTCATGAACCGGAAGAAGCGCATTCTCATTGCGGAAGATGAGCGGAACGTGCTGAAGATGACAAAGGCCCGCCTGGAGTTTGAAGGCTACGATGTCGTCACCGCGGAGGACGGCGAGGAGGCCATCGCGCAGGCGTCCTCTGCCGTGCCGATCCATCTGATCTTGCTCGATATCAAGTTGCCGAAGCTGAATGGCTATGAGGTGTGCCGCCGCCTGAAGACCGATGCGGCCACCAAGAAGATTCCGGTCGTCATTTTCACGGCGTCCGAGAGCCAGCTGCAGCATTTGGCCAACCGCTGCATTGAGGTGGGTGCTGCCGACTGGGTGAGGAAACCGTTTCGGTCGGCGGAGCTGATGGCGAAGATTCGTCGCGTGCTCGGAGAGGAGGGATCGGGTGATGCCTGAGAAGTTCAGGATTTTGCTGGTGGATGATGAGCCCAGCATCGTGAAGATGGTGGGCAAGCGGCTG
The Candidatus Omnitrophota bacterium genome window above contains:
- a CDS encoding response regulator, whose protein sequence is MNRKKRILIAEDERNVLKMTKARLEFEGYDVVTAEDGEEAIAQASSAVPIHLILLDIKLPKLNGYEVCRRLKTDAATKKIPVVIFTASESQLQHLANRCIEVGAADWVRKPFRSAELMAKIRRVLGEEGSGDA